From a region of the Sphingopyxis sp. YR583 genome:
- a CDS encoding TonB-dependent receptor domain-containing protein, with amino-acid sequence MSYDHSNPQVRFRRILLATSLLSTIILPSAAAAQDVAPADAATEATTDIVVTGSRLQRTDLTAPSPITIVGQEEVQLSGNLTLEKTMNEFPQLASGNTSTVNNGGGAGVLTANLRGLGETRTLTLVNGRRFIPANSNGSVDLTSIPDALIKRVEVITGGASAVYGSDAIAGAVNFILDDNFEGLQMSAQAGISDRGDAASKKIDITFGADLGGGRGNVAISGAWAKQDPITQADRPFGKVPLAEINGALVYSGSGNIPGTRVPLSQAQRNALVGVNMTPSGTCTSITGIRFGEGGTPLPYCQPEDTYNYAPFNLLQRPLERINFSALAHYDITDNITAYAEAFFVNARNNSKLAPDSFTPVTPGAASSTLLVPNYATSASLSPAVRDFFINNRALFDPDGDGTAAVVGGGRRADELGTRDSFFERQSYAITTGLRGDFDIGKQNWRWDAFYQYLRNRTDTRNEGVINQTRLSLGLDSIVNGAGQVVCRSGVQGCVPVSIFGLGSITPEAGAYLTPTRTSNDIFQRQVAGASLSGVLFDLPAGPVAVAVGVEYRKDSYQSTPSAMDLNKEYGAASNNALKGSFDVKEIFGELRIPILSDTPFFDTLAIEGAARYSDYSTVGGVFTWKAGGEWAPVSWVRIRGAYNSAIRAPNINELFSAVGQGFTGGTDPCARPNLTGADPRSQQLRDFCVARGVPAADIATFTQATLGLTQETGGNPNLVEEKSKTYTIGAVISPPFIPRLNITVDYFNVEVKGAITTINAQQTLNDCYTGLNANSPTCLSVFRLPSGQIDYVRTNQNNIGALKVRGLDVQGDYTIPLPAALGEDAQLRLTGVASWLFERSTQVLSTVAPQDCAGFYGAGCSTGTGGFIVPDFKLNLGAAYTSGPLSIRGQARMIGGLKAFPTVNTIVKSAPATWYFDMTGTFEINDNFTFFAGVDNLLDKMPPILGTTFVGDANVDVSLYDTLGRRYFAGVQMKF; translated from the coding sequence ATGTCTTACGATCACAGCAATCCGCAGGTCCGTTTTCGCCGCATACTTCTTGCCACCAGCCTTTTGTCGACCATCATCCTGCCAAGCGCGGCCGCTGCGCAGGATGTCGCCCCGGCCGATGCCGCTACGGAAGCGACGACCGACATCGTCGTCACCGGGTCGCGCCTGCAGCGCACCGACCTGACCGCGCCGAGCCCGATCACCATCGTCGGACAGGAAGAGGTCCAGCTGTCGGGCAACCTGACGCTCGAAAAGACGATGAACGAATTTCCGCAGCTCGCGTCGGGCAACACCTCCACCGTCAACAATGGCGGCGGCGCGGGCGTCCTGACCGCGAACCTGCGCGGGCTGGGCGAAACGCGCACGCTGACATTGGTCAACGGTCGCCGCTTCATTCCGGCCAACTCGAACGGATCGGTCGACCTGACCAGCATTCCCGACGCGCTGATCAAGCGCGTCGAGGTGATCACCGGCGGTGCGTCGGCGGTTTATGGGTCGGACGCGATCGCGGGCGCGGTCAACTTCATCCTCGACGATAATTTCGAAGGGCTGCAGATGTCGGCGCAGGCGGGCATTTCGGACCGCGGCGACGCCGCATCGAAAAAGATCGATATCACCTTCGGCGCCGACCTGGGCGGTGGCCGCGGCAATGTCGCCATCTCCGGCGCCTGGGCGAAGCAGGATCCGATCACGCAAGCCGACCGTCCGTTCGGCAAAGTCCCGCTCGCCGAAATCAACGGTGCGCTCGTCTATTCGGGGTCGGGCAACATCCCCGGAACGCGCGTGCCGCTGAGCCAGGCGCAGCGCAACGCGCTGGTCGGCGTCAACATGACGCCGAGCGGCACATGCACCTCGATCACCGGTATCCGGTTCGGCGAGGGCGGCACCCCGCTGCCCTATTGCCAGCCCGAGGACACCTATAACTACGCCCCGTTCAACCTGCTCCAGCGCCCACTCGAACGCATCAACTTCTCGGCTCTGGCGCATTACGACATCACAGATAACATCACCGCCTATGCCGAAGCTTTCTTCGTCAACGCGCGCAACAATTCGAAGCTCGCCCCCGACAGCTTCACGCCGGTAACGCCCGGTGCGGCATCGTCGACCTTGCTGGTGCCCAATTATGCGACGAGCGCCAGCCTGTCGCCGGCCGTGCGCGACTTCTTCATCAACAATCGCGCGCTGTTCGATCCCGACGGCGACGGCACCGCGGCCGTGGTCGGCGGCGGTCGCCGTGCCGATGAACTCGGGACGCGCGACAGCTTCTTCGAACGCCAGTCCTATGCGATCACCACCGGGCTGCGCGGCGATTTCGACATCGGCAAGCAGAACTGGCGCTGGGACGCTTTCTACCAATATCTGCGCAACCGCACCGACACACGGAACGAAGGCGTAATCAACCAGACGCGCCTCAGCCTCGGGCTCGATTCGATCGTCAACGGGGCGGGCCAGGTCGTCTGCCGGTCGGGCGTGCAAGGCTGCGTCCCCGTCTCGATCTTCGGGCTCGGTTCGATCACCCCGGAAGCCGGCGCCTATCTGACCCCGACGCGCACCAGCAACGACATTTTCCAGCGCCAGGTTGCCGGCGCGTCGCTGAGCGGTGTGTTGTTCGACCTGCCCGCAGGGCCCGTCGCGGTCGCAGTGGGTGTCGAATATCGCAAGGACAGCTATCAGTCTACGCCGAGCGCGATGGACCTCAACAAGGAATATGGCGCCGCATCGAACAATGCGCTCAAGGGCTCGTTCGATGTGAAGGAAATCTTCGGCGAACTCCGTATCCCGATCCTGTCCGACACGCCCTTCTTTGACACGCTCGCGATCGAAGGCGCGGCGCGCTATTCGGATTATTCGACCGTCGGCGGCGTCTTTACCTGGAAGGCGGGCGGCGAATGGGCGCCGGTCAGCTGGGTCCGCATCCGCGGCGCCTATAACAGCGCGATCCGCGCGCCGAACATCAACGAGCTGTTCTCGGCCGTGGGTCAGGGCTTTACCGGGGGCACCGATCCGTGCGCGCGCCCGAACCTGACCGGAGCCGATCCGCGCAGCCAGCAGCTGCGCGACTTCTGCGTCGCGCGCGGCGTGCCGGCCGCCGACATCGCGACCTTTACGCAGGCGACGCTGGGGCTGACGCAGGAAACCGGGGGCAACCCCAACCTCGTCGAAGAAAAGTCGAAGACCTATACGATCGGTGCCGTGATCTCGCCGCCCTTCATCCCGCGCCTCAACATCACGGTCGACTATTTCAATGTCGAGGTGAAGGGCGCGATCACGACGATCAACGCGCAGCAGACGCTGAACGACTGCTACACGGGGCTCAACGCGAACAGCCCGACCTGCCTGTCGGTCTTCCGCCTGCCGAGCGGCCAGATCGACTATGTCCGCACCAACCAGAATAATATCGGTGCGCTCAAAGTTCGCGGCCTCGACGTCCAGGGCGATTATACCATCCCGCTTCCCGCGGCGCTTGGCGAAGACGCCCAGCTGCGCCTGACCGGCGTCGCGAGTTGGCTGTTCGAACGCTCGACGCAGGTGCTGAGCACCGTTGCCCCGCAGGACTGCGCGGGTTTCTATGGTGCGGGCTGCTCGACGGGCACCGGCGGTTTCATCGTTCCGGATTTCAAGCTGAACCTTGGCGCCGCTTATACGAGCGGTCCGCTGAGCATCCGCGGACAGGCCCGGATGATCGGCGGCCTGAAAGCCTTCCCGACGGTGAACACCATCGTGAAGTCGGCGCCGGCCACCTGGTATTTCGACATGACCGGCACGTTCGAAATCAACGACAATTTCACCTTCTTCGCCGGCGTCGACAATCTGCTCGACAAGATGCCGCCGATCCTCGGCACCACCTTTGTCGGCGATGCCAATGTCGACGTGTCGCTCTATGATACGCTCGGCCGCCGCTATTTCGCCGGCGTCCAGATGAAGTTCTAA
- a CDS encoding amidohydrolase family protein, with protein sequence MTFKPRRIAALMAAASLFTALPVTTVAAPTPSGPAATDVIPARTQGIGPFKRVVLRNVTMIDGTGAPAQGPFDIVIENDRIAQIKSIGVPGAIDPAARAGAGDHEIDLTGYYVMPGFVDAHVHLHSLSDSQKVPSDYILKLWMAHGITSVRDLGSGHPIEWLVDIKKRSERNEIVAPRIDIYPMFHQIRGTVNDAATARAVIQEAKKRGADGIKFIGGAPEDVLYAAIDETKKQGLHSTMHHAQQLVAYADVVDTSGAGLESMEHWYGLPEAMFTDKRVQSFPTDFINNDEQMRFGEAGKLWAQTAEPGSDAWNKVMDILLERKFVLDPTFTAYLTSRDFMRMSRASWHDEYTMPALWDFYRPSRVNHGAYWFDWTTEHEMAWKDNYRRWMRFVNDYKNRGGRVTIGSDAGYIYNLYGFGYVQEMELMREAGFSSLEVIHAATQEGARLLGHDDQVGTIRVGRKADLVIVKGNPLANLKLLFGTGSVRLNDATGKVERVGGIAYTVKDGIIYDAAKLRAEIRDMVAKSKAERGLPPGPMVIENAGTAN encoded by the coding sequence ATGACCTTCAAACCGCGTCGTATCGCCGCCCTGATGGCGGCCGCTTCCCTGTTCACCGCCCTCCCCGTCACGACCGTGGCAGCGCCCACGCCGTCCGGGCCGGCGGCCACCGACGTCATACCCGCACGCACGCAAGGGATTGGCCCGTTCAAGCGCGTCGTGCTGCGCAACGTCACCATGATCGACGGCACCGGCGCGCCCGCACAGGGGCCGTTCGATATTGTCATCGAAAATGACCGCATCGCGCAGATCAAGTCGATCGGTGTTCCCGGCGCAATCGATCCCGCCGCACGCGCCGGGGCGGGCGACCATGAAATCGACCTCACCGGCTATTATGTCATGCCGGGTTTCGTCGATGCGCATGTCCACCTTCATTCGCTGAGCGATTCGCAGAAGGTGCCCTCCGATTATATCCTGAAGCTATGGATGGCTCACGGCATCACCTCGGTCCGCGACCTTGGCAGCGGACACCCGATCGAATGGCTGGTCGACATCAAGAAGCGGAGCGAGCGGAACGAGATCGTCGCGCCGCGCATCGACATCTATCCGATGTTCCACCAGATCCGCGGCACGGTGAACGACGCCGCGACCGCGCGCGCGGTCATTCAGGAAGCGAAGAAGCGCGGCGCCGACGGGATCAAATTCATCGGCGGTGCGCCCGAGGATGTCCTCTACGCCGCGATCGACGAGACGAAGAAGCAGGGGTTGCACAGCACGATGCACCATGCGCAGCAACTCGTCGCTTATGCCGATGTGGTCGACACGTCGGGCGCGGGCCTTGAAAGCATGGAGCATTGGTACGGGCTGCCCGAGGCGATGTTCACCGACAAGCGCGTCCAGTCCTTCCCGACCGACTTCATCAACAATGACGAGCAGATGCGCTTCGGCGAGGCCGGAAAATTATGGGCGCAGACCGCCGAACCCGGATCGGACGCATGGAACAAGGTCATGGACATATTGCTCGAACGCAAGTTCGTGCTCGACCCGACCTTCACCGCTTACCTGACCAGCCGCGATTTCATGCGCATGAGCCGCGCTAGCTGGCACGACGAATATACGATGCCCGCGCTGTGGGATTTCTATCGCCCGAGCCGCGTCAACCACGGCGCCTATTGGTTCGACTGGACCACCGAGCACGAGATGGCGTGGAAGGACAATTACCGCCGCTGGATGCGCTTCGTGAACGATTACAAGAACCGCGGCGGGCGTGTGACGATCGGCAGCGACGCCGGCTATATCTATAACCTCTACGGCTTCGGCTATGTCCAGGAAATGGAGCTGATGCGCGAGGCGGGCTTCAGTTCACTGGAAGTCATCCACGCGGCGACACAGGAAGGCGCCCGGCTGCTCGGCCATGACGATCAGGTCGGCACGATCCGCGTCGGCCGCAAGGCCGATCTGGTGATCGTGAAGGGCAATCCGCTTGCGAACCTCAAGCTGCTCTTCGGCACCGGCAGCGTGCGGCTGAACGATGCCACGGGCAAGGTCGAGCGCGTCGGCGGCATCGCCTACACCGTCAAGGACGGCATCATCTATGACGCGGCGAAGCTGCGCGCCGAAATCCGCGACATGGTGGCAAAATCAAAGGCCGAGCGCGGTTTGCCGCCCGGCCCGATGGTGATCGAAAATGCAGGGACCGCGAACTGA
- a CDS encoding DUF885 domain-containing protein — protein MNGVSVARTIALALAAFTAQAAIAQTPAPGSADARLKALYEREWDWRQQQGLRSGRGGDGDGPTHLPKVDAATQKARLDYWTKALAELDAIPVDQLSPEEKVNAAVFRQSIETMANDIKYKTYEAPFNADTFFWSGLNPRSGGFATAQAYRNYIARMRDIPRFFDEQTANMRAGLARGFTVPKIAVQGRDVTIEPYLPADQTNSFYDAFKEMPPTIPAAEQAALRAEGEKVIRETVAPAYAKLYAFIRDDYMKRARTTLAGEKQPDGKAFYQAQIKGFTTLDLTPEQIHQMGLKEVARIKAEMEQVKASTGFKGDMPAFLKFLRTDPQFYPKTPYELLAKSSYVAKRMDAKLPETIGFLPRRRFAILPVPPALAPIYTGGRGGLESCMMNTYDLPSRPLYTLTALTIHECNPGHSFQSAVAQEATRRPAFRRGTGFSGYGEGWALYWEWMGSKLGMYETPYEDFGRLSYEMWRATRLVIDTGIHHYGWSREQAQQYLRDHTALSEHEITTEIDRYIAWPGQALAYKLGEMLIRRKRAEAEAALGDKFDQRHFHDAILALGSVPLPVLEARLDQFIADGGVNPPGFNPALPEVASAP, from the coding sequence ATGAACGGAGTTTCGGTGGCGCGGACGATCGCGCTGGCACTGGCGGCCTTCACTGCGCAGGCGGCGATCGCACAGACCCCTGCGCCGGGCAGCGCGGATGCGCGGTTGAAGGCGCTGTACGAGCGCGAATGGGACTGGCGCCAGCAGCAGGGCCTGCGCAGCGGACGCGGCGGCGACGGCGATGGCCCGACACATCTGCCCAAGGTCGACGCCGCGACGCAGAAGGCGCGGCTCGATTACTGGACCAAGGCGCTCGCCGAACTCGACGCCATCCCGGTCGACCAGCTTTCGCCCGAAGAGAAGGTCAACGCCGCGGTGTTCCGCCAGTCGATCGAAACGATGGCGAACGACATCAAATACAAGACCTATGAGGCGCCGTTCAACGCCGACACCTTTTTCTGGTCGGGGCTCAACCCGCGCAGCGGCGGCTTCGCGACCGCGCAGGCCTATCGCAATTATATCGCCCGGATGCGCGACATCCCGCGCTTTTTCGACGAGCAGACCGCGAATATGCGCGCCGGCCTCGCGCGCGGCTTCACCGTGCCGAAAATCGCGGTGCAGGGCCGCGACGTGACGATCGAGCCGTACCTGCCAGCCGACCAGACCAACAGCTTTTACGACGCGTTCAAGGAAATGCCCCCGACGATCCCGGCGGCCGAACAGGCCGCGCTGCGCGCCGAGGGCGAAAAGGTGATCCGCGAGACGGTCGCGCCCGCCTATGCCAAGCTCTATGCCTTCATCCGCGACGATTATATGAAGCGGGCGCGCACGACGCTGGCGGGGGAAAAGCAACCCGACGGCAAGGCCTTTTACCAGGCGCAGATCAAGGGCTTCACGACGCTCGACCTCACCCCCGAACAGATCCACCAGATGGGATTGAAGGAAGTCGCGCGGATCAAGGCCGAAATGGAGCAGGTCAAGGCGAGCACCGGATTCAAGGGCGATATGCCGGCGTTTCTGAAATTCCTGCGCACCGATCCGCAATTCTATCCCAAGACGCCTTACGAGCTGCTTGCCAAATCATCCTATGTGGCGAAGCGGATGGATGCCAAGCTGCCCGAGACGATCGGCTTCCTGCCGCGGCGGCGCTTTGCGATCCTGCCGGTGCCGCCGGCGCTGGCGCCGATTTACACCGGCGGGCGCGGCGGGCTCGAAAGCTGCATGATGAACACCTATGACCTGCCGTCGCGGCCGCTCTACACGCTGACCGCGCTCACCATCCACGAATGCAATCCGGGGCACAGTTTCCAGTCGGCGGTAGCGCAGGAAGCGACGCGCCGCCCGGCGTTCCGCCGCGGCACCGGTTTTTCGGGCTATGGCGAGGGCTGGGCGCTCTATTGGGAATGGATGGGCAGCAAGCTTGGCATGTACGAGACGCCTTATGAGGATTTCGGGCGCCTCTCCTATGAAATGTGGCGCGCGACGCGGCTCGTCATCGATACCGGCATTCATCATTATGGCTGGAGCCGCGAGCAGGCGCAGCAATATTTACGCGATCATACCGCGTTGTCCGAACATGAGATCACGACCGAGATCGACCGCTATATCGCATGGCCCGGACAGGCGCTCGCCTACAAGCTCGGCGAGATGCTGATCCGCCGCAAGCGCGCCGAGGCCGAAGCGGCGCTGGGCGACAAGTTCGACCAGCGCCATTTCCACGACGCGATCCTTGCGTTGGGATCGGTGCCGCTGCCCGTACTCGAAGCGCGGCTCGACCAGTTCATCGCCGACGGCGGGGTCAACCCCCCGGGCTTCAACCCCGCGCTGCCCGAGGTCGCCAGCGCGCCATAG
- a CDS encoding gamma-glutamyltransferase family protein, whose protein sequence is MHRRTLLAAVPAAALLPTAGFAQGGQPKAAPKASGSAPPLWEAGEDRFVRPDVQGGDRPVGASFASRTAAYGLHGAAGTAHPLATQAGIDILKRGGSAVDAAIAINACLGLLEPTANGIGGDVYAMIWDPKTKKLAGLAGSGKSPRGLDLATVRSRAKGGTLPAYGAISVSVPGAVDGWWTMHQRYGKLPWKELFEPVIAHAEAGAPVPDLIAYYIRRALANFRQPGRGIEEIDNAMRTYGVNDGKGPNAGQIFRNPDLARTFRLIAEGGRDAFYEGEIARTIDSYFKRIGGWLRYEDLAAHKSEWIEPHKTGYRGTDVYALGANTQGIATLQMLNILENFDLKGAGFQSALSIHLQAEAKRLAYEDRARYYADPHFAKVPVEWLISKDYAAEGAKLIRPDRLMSPVYPGKAPSRGDTTYFSCADKDGMMVSMIQSNFRGMGSGLVADGLGFMFQDRGQLFSLQDGHPNIYAPGKRPFQTIIPGFAAHGDVPWMSFGVMGGDMQPQGQAQIIINRVDYGLEIQAAGDSPRWHHEGSSETMGEDSPDDGVNGVLRLESGVPAATQRQLADIGWTLGESDGGFGRYQCVEHRMDGKTRVYAAASEMRADGCALAY, encoded by the coding sequence ATGCACCGTCGCACACTTCTCGCTGCCGTTCCGGCCGCCGCCCTGCTGCCGACCGCCGGCTTCGCGCAGGGCGGCCAGCCCAAGGCCGCTCCCAAGGCGAGCGGGTCGGCGCCGCCTTTGTGGGAGGCGGGCGAGGACCGGTTCGTCCGGCCCGACGTTCAGGGCGGCGACCGGCCGGTCGGTGCAAGCTTTGCCTCGCGTACCGCTGCCTATGGCCTGCACGGCGCGGCGGGCACCGCGCATCCGCTCGCGACACAGGCGGGGATCGACATCTTGAAGCGCGGCGGCTCGGCGGTCGACGCGGCGATCGCGATCAACGCGTGCCTCGGCCTGCTCGAACCGACCGCGAACGGCATCGGCGGTGACGTCTATGCGATGATCTGGGATCCGAAGACCAAGAAGCTCGCGGGGCTGGCGGGATCGGGGAAAAGCCCGCGCGGGCTCGATCTGGCGACGGTGCGGTCGCGTGCCAAGGGTGGCACCTTGCCTGCCTATGGCGCGATCAGCGTGTCGGTGCCGGGCGCGGTCGACGGCTGGTGGACGATGCACCAGCGTTACGGGAAATTGCCGTGGAAGGAGTTGTTCGAGCCTGTCATCGCGCATGCCGAGGCGGGCGCGCCGGTGCCCGACTTGATCGCTTATTATATCCGCCGCGCGCTCGCCAATTTCCGCCAGCCCGGCCGCGGGATCGAGGAAATCGACAATGCGATGCGGACCTATGGCGTCAATGACGGCAAGGGGCCGAATGCGGGGCAGATATTCCGCAACCCCGATCTCGCGCGCACCTTCCGCCTGATTGCCGAGGGCGGACGCGACGCATTTTATGAAGGTGAGATCGCGCGAACGATCGACAGCTATTTCAAGCGGATCGGCGGCTGGCTGCGGTACGAGGATCTCGCGGCGCACAAGTCCGAATGGATCGAACCGCACAAGACCGGCTATCGCGGCACCGATGTCTATGCGCTCGGCGCGAATACGCAGGGCATCGCGACCTTGCAGATGCTCAATATCCTCGAGAATTTCGACCTCAAGGGCGCAGGCTTCCAGTCGGCGCTGTCGATCCACCTGCAGGCCGAGGCGAAGCGCCTCGCCTATGAGGATCGCGCGCGCTATTACGCCGATCCGCATTTCGCCAAGGTGCCGGTCGAATGGCTGATCTCGAAGGATTATGCCGCCGAGGGCGCGAAGCTGATCCGTCCCGACCGACTGATGTCGCCGGTTTATCCGGGGAAGGCGCCGAGCCGCGGCGACACCACCTATTTCAGCTGCGCCGACAAGGACGGCATGATGGTGTCGATGATCCAGTCGAACTTCCGCGGCATGGGATCGGGGCTGGTCGCCGATGGCCTCGGCTTCATGTTCCAGGATCGCGGGCAATTGTTCAGCCTTCAGGACGGCCATCCCAATATCTACGCGCCGGGCAAGCGGCCGTTTCAGACGATCATCCCGGGCTTCGCCGCGCACGGCGACGTACCGTGGATGAGCTTCGGCGTGATGGGTGGCGACATGCAGCCGCAGGGTCAGGCGCAGATCATCATCAACCGCGTCGATTACGGGCTGGAGATTCAGGCCGCGGGCGACTCGCCGCGCTGGCACCATGAGGGATCGTCCGAAACCATGGGCGAGGATTCGCCCGACGACGGCGTCAACGGCGTGCTGCGGCTCGAGAGTGGCGTGCCCGCGGCAACGCAGCGGCAACTCGCCGATATCGGCTGGACGTTGGGCGAATCCGACGGCGGTTTCGGGCGCTATCAGTGCGTCGAGCATCGCATGGACGGCAAGACGCGCGTCTATGCCGCGGCGAGCGAGATGCGCGCCGATGGCTGCGCCCTTGCCTATTGA